AACGTCTTGATGAGTCGACCTAAGGTACGGGCCTATCACTATCTTCACCATAGTTTTGATAGCTTAAAGCATGAAACTGCAAGCATCACCGACTACCTGTGGAAGACACTCCAAAGTCAGGATCTATCAGAAGCAGAACAGGGCTTTAAAAACAAAAGGACCAAGCGTCCTGCGCGAGACTTTAGCCCCTGGCAACGCTCCAGTGGTCAAACGATACTCGCTATTTTATCGTTTATCTGGAAAACAAGAGGCCTGGAATTCCACGATCCAGGTGAACAAACCCACTGTAGTGTCGTGGTCGGGGATCCTCGACGCAAGGTTGATCTGATGGTTCTTGCACCTCCCGGTGGGAAACAGAAATGTGTAGGGGTGGTCGATTTGAGCGCTTTTGAAGATGCTCAGAATCCTTGCGAGGAGCTAATTAACTATTATTTTCAGCTTCAAAGGGTGAAGCCTGCTATGGAGCCAGTGTTTGCATTTTTACACGAGATTGCTGATGAGCGATCAGAGACTTATCGTGATCTTGAGAATTTGGTTCGCTCCTTAATCTCCTAGGGGAAGTGGGTTTACCCATTACACATATCATATTCCCTGTTTTCCAAAAAATTCTCACCTCTAGTGTTGCGTCATATGGCTGCGGAGGACTTTATTGCTGGTGACCAATGCTTACAATTTTTGCTTCAATAGAGACTGGAGGATACTTTTTCCTCCAGACATTATTTAGTTCTCAAAGAGCATCCATACTCCGTCTTCTTATCTTAGCAATGCAATCGTCGACTAGAAGTTCGCCATCTTTAAACACCGTTCGAAGTACATCATCTCTCTGATCATTAGAGTCCACGGTCTCCAAATTGCCATCAACTCCATAAACTAGTTTGAATCGCCCTCGCTTGGACTTTTTGAATGTAGCAGTTACAGGTTCCTTATATACATCGATCTCAGAACCATCAATGGTTACAGAAGAGCATTTAAATGCAAACTTTAGGGTGTCCCGATTGAGCTTCTGAAGTAAGGCTCCACCGCTTCCAAAGGCAATATTATCGGCTGCATATCCACACTCAGTCATTCGCTTCAGAATCTGCTTGCAAGTCTCAAGATCAACACCATCACCTTGGATTAGCCTAAGCTGAGGTGGAAGCAGCTTGTATCCTTTGGCAGTTGTCTGGTAGCCAAACTTATTAGTCAAGATATCAAGGCACTTAATGACCACATCTACCGGGTCGCCTGAGTCAGGCCTAATGACAAGGGTTCCATCTCGTGATAGAACTTTTTCTTTAAGTGCATCCCCCCAATATTCAGAGCATGCTTTAAAAATATCGAAACTATCTGAAACACAGGCTACAAGTCCTGTTGGATATTGGTCCAACATGTTCTCCATTGCCTTTAGCTCACCTTTGCGACCCCAACTAGTGATTGTTGAATGCTCACTAGCAGGTATTGAAAAGGCAGGCATTTCATCCGCGCCGTAGTAGTCTGAAAGCAAGCTAATTGCCGCCATGGTGTCGCTACCTAGAAAATTAAAAAGGTGAGCAGCACCGAGGATTGCAGCAGATTCATCAGAAGATACGCCCCGATAGCCAAAATCATGGAGTTTAAATTCTAGGCCCGCAACTGCTAGAGGATCGCTGGTTTCTTGGAGGTAGTAGGCGATAACCCTTTTGAACGCTAGAGACTGAGTCGCAACAGTTGTTGGCGCCCAAACATGGGTTAGGATTGTTTCTACAAAATTCGTGAGCCAAGGCACTTCTGGATCGGTATTGACGACAGTCATCAAAACGTTTTTTCCATCGATAATAAGACCTTCTGGAACGGCTTTGATTTCTAGGGGAAGTCGTCCATCATAGGTCTCTAGGATGTACTCCCAACCCTTCCTATTGAAGTTTTCCTCACCCATGTGAGCAGCAATAACTTTTTCAGCTTGGTCGATTTTTTCTTTTGTTACAACTTTTCCTAAGAGGTAACGCTTTAAAATATACTGAAGTCCAGCAAACATCGTGTGATTAAACGCTCCTCCGCGAGACTCGAAGTAGCTATAAACATATTGGGTTCCTTTTGGGTATTGCTTGAAGTGAGAAAATTTGTAGCTATCGGATTTTAGGATGAGGTTGTCTAGTAGGTTCATATATTTATTCCCTTTTTAAATTTGATCTGCTTTAGCCACCATGGCTAAAACCTTTTACTCTGAGGCTCCATCACCGGAGCTTCTAGGGCACTGCTGAGAAATCACCTCCTCAGCTTATCTCAACGGACACTCTTGCTAATATCTTCGCGTGAAATAGCGAATGATGTGAATATGATCTTCAAAAAACTCTGCAGACCGCTCATAGGCCTCTTCAATGGGCATCCACCAAGCCTTTGCTGCATCGTCTCCGCCTTTCACCTCGGGAAGCCTTCCCCCATCGGAAAGCTTAAAACAGAATCCGTGTGTTACTGTCCTGCCACGGAGACTTCTATCTGGGTGGTCAAAC
This is a stretch of genomic DNA from Pseudobacteriovorax antillogorgiicola. It encodes these proteins:
- a CDS encoding nicotinate phosphoribosyltransferase, with the translated sequence MNLLDNLILKSDSYKFSHFKQYPKGTQYVYSYFESRGGAFNHTMFAGLQYILKRYLLGKVVTKEKIDQAEKVIAAHMGEENFNRKGWEYILETYDGRLPLEIKAVPEGLIIDGKNVLMTVVNTDPEVPWLTNFVETILTHVWAPTTVATQSLAFKRVIAYYLQETSDPLAVAGLEFKLHDFGYRGVSSDESAAILGAAHLFNFLGSDTMAAISLLSDYYGADEMPAFSIPASEHSTITSWGRKGELKAMENMLDQYPTGLVACVSDSFDIFKACSEYWGDALKEKVLSRDGTLVIRPDSGDPVDVVIKCLDILTNKFGYQTTAKGYKLLPPQLRLIQGDGVDLETCKQILKRMTECGYAADNIAFGSGGALLQKLNRDTLKFAFKCSSVTIDGSEIDVYKEPVTATFKKSKRGRFKLVYGVDGNLETVDSNDQRDDVLRTVFKDGELLVDDCIAKIRRRSMDAL